A genomic region of Candidatus Baltobacteraceae bacterium contains the following coding sequences:
- a CDS encoding aminotransferase class I/II-fold pyridoxal phosphate-dependent enzyme — protein sequence MDQERTPYFQALLEYVDSGVLPFHTPGHMQGRGADRAFREFVGDNILAIDLTPMPGIDDLLQPTESIKEAQELAAEAYGADHTFFLINGSTSGNQCMMMTALNPGEKIAVPRNSHKSMLGGLVMSGAHPIYMRPAVDQDMHMDNAVTPQTVERTIEEHPDLKAVYLVSPTYYGVAADLAAIERITHKAGKLLLVDEAWGPHFHFHPALPLSATQARADLSINSTHKMLSAFSQCAMLHQIGDRVRLDRLKAVLKMFLSTSPNLPMVASLDVARMQMATQGAALLSRTIELAHETRSRLNQIDGVYSFGEEIQGREGVFDLDPTKITVRVTDLGYTGYEASEILRRRYNIQVELADLFNVVALFTIGTTSEAADRFVNAFAEMARDDRPLDMYAPSGILEQRLRRETYRLPEIPPMRMLPRDAFLADTEFVDFRKSAGRICAETISPYPPGIPVIAPGEEITADLIDYLRLELKAGVRVQGPHDDRLRKIRVVRHP from the coding sequence TTGGACCAGGAGCGCACCCCGTATTTTCAAGCGCTGCTCGAGTATGTCGACTCGGGCGTGCTGCCGTTCCACACGCCCGGGCACATGCAGGGCCGCGGTGCCGACCGCGCGTTCCGCGAGTTCGTCGGCGATAACATCCTCGCTATCGACCTTACGCCGATGCCGGGCATCGACGATCTCTTGCAGCCGACCGAGTCGATCAAGGAAGCGCAGGAGCTCGCCGCCGAGGCGTACGGCGCCGATCACACGTTCTTCTTGATCAACGGTTCGACCAGCGGCAATCAATGCATGATGATGACCGCGTTGAACCCGGGCGAGAAGATCGCCGTGCCGCGCAACTCGCACAAGTCGATGCTCGGCGGCCTGGTGATGAGCGGCGCGCATCCGATCTACATGCGTCCGGCAGTCGATCAGGACATGCACATGGATAACGCGGTGACGCCGCAAACGGTCGAGCGCACGATTGAGGAGCATCCCGATCTCAAAGCGGTCTACCTCGTCTCGCCCACCTACTATGGCGTCGCCGCCGACTTGGCCGCGATCGAACGCATCACCCACAAAGCCGGCAAACTGCTGTTGGTCGACGAAGCCTGGGGTCCGCATTTCCACTTTCATCCGGCGCTGCCGCTTTCGGCCACGCAAGCGCGGGCGGATCTTTCGATCAACTCGACCCACAAGATGCTCTCGGCCTTTTCGCAGTGCGCGATGCTGCACCAGATCGGCGACCGCGTGCGGCTGGATCGACTCAAGGCCGTGCTCAAGATGTTTCTCTCGACCTCGCCCAATCTGCCGATGGTCGCCTCACTCGACGTGGCGCGGATGCAAATGGCGACCCAAGGCGCCGCGCTGCTCTCACGCACGATCGAACTCGCGCACGAAACGCGCAGCCGGCTCAATCAGATCGACGGAGTCTACTCTTTCGGCGAAGAAATTCAAGGACGTGAAGGCGTCTTCGATCTCGACCCGACGAAGATTACCGTGCGCGTCACCGACTTGGGATACACGGGATACGAAGCGTCGGAGATCCTGCGGCGCCGGTATAACATCCAAGTCGAACTGGCCGATCTCTTCAACGTCGTCGCGCTTTTCACGATCGGAACGACATCCGAAGCCGCGGATCGCTTCGTCAACGCGTTTGCGGAGATGGCGCGCGACGATCGTCCCCTCGACATGTACGCACCCTCGGGCATTCTCGAGCAGCGTCTCCGGCGCGAAACCTACCGGCTCCCGGAGATTCCGCCGATGCGCATGCTCCCGCGCGATGCGTTCTTGGCCGATACGGAGTTCGTCGACTTTCGCAAGTCGGCCGGGCGTATTTGCGCCGAGACGATCTCGCCCTATCCGCCCGGTATCCCGGTGATCGCGCCGGGCGAAGAGATCACCGCGGATCTAATCGACTACCTTCGTCTGGAGCTCAAAGCCGGCGTGCGCGTTCAAGGACCGCACGACGATCGGCTGCGCAAAATCCGGGTTGTCCGCCACCCTTAG